AGTCCAACAAAGGATACTTTTTTAATGTAATCATTTATGTTAACTAGGTTGTTTACGAGATTTTCAAGCACTTCTCCTGTAATAGACGTTTCATACAAATCAATCCATATTTTTAGCTTTTTATTGTTTTGATAGATGAACTCTTCTTCCAATCTCATTACTTCAAAAAGCCTCTCGTAATCCTTAAATTTACTCCCATACTTCAAACAATGAATTTCTCCACCTTTATAGAAGTATGGGAAAAGTGAGCCTCCCGGCGACTTCATACAGGTCACGCCTTTGTTATTCTTTAAGTATTCTTGTGCGATGATTTCTGATAACGTTCCCGTGTTCACAACGTTACACCTTCCTAAGAACCTTTGGGTCCGGCCATGAAACGGTTGGTGGTGATTGTCCGCCGATGCGTAAACACATTGTTATATGCTGTGGCTGCCTTCAGTGAAATTACTACCTAATATTTGATCAATCCTTGCTCTATCATAATTTAATATCCATTCTTTATAATCTCTATATATATTTATTAATGCAGTTTTTGAGTTAGAGACGACATCGCATCCCCTATCATCGTATACATGAAATATTGTTCCTGTAGTAACATTAACAAAAAAAACATCATGATAAATTTTTGGTTTGATCGCCACATCATTATTACAAATTGCTTTAATCATGCTCACATACTTAATGTCCCTTCCAAAACATTTTAAGATAAACCGATGTGTCTCAAAATCGTCTATTTCATATACATCCGCAAATACATATGGAATTACTTTATGCTTTAAGCCTTTTAATGCCTGTTTATTTGTAATATATCTGCGATAAACTTTAGGTTTTCGTCTTATTGGATTAGGCTTATCAGCAAAATGAGCATTCGTTACAACAAATATTTCATCGCTACCTTTATGCAGATATTTATAGATACTAATTGCCCTGTCATAAACTTGCTTCATATATTGTTGCTTATCTATACTGAACATAGGTGGGTTCCCAAGCTCGAAACGAATCCCAATTTCCCAACTATGAAAGAGAGGCGGACATAGCATTAAGTCTGGAAAATGCTTATTCATATAATCATCAAGGGTCATCTTACACCTCTTTTCATCGTCCTTGCAGCCATCTCATTAAACGTTCTTGTATCTTCTTCGAAATCCATTTAAAAATTATCAATTATTTTAAATCTGTTATACCAAAATATTGCCTTTTCATGTGCCGTTGGGAATTTCGAATACAATATGCTGTCAACCGCACCAATAATGAAGTTGTTCTTTGCATAAAAACGGCAGGCAAATAGATTAACATCCTGCGTCTCAAGCATTAGACCCATTAAACTATTTTGTTTTGCCCACTCCACAGCCTTATTTATTAAAGCAGTCCCTATCCCTTTATTTCTACTCCCTTTAGCAACTGAAATTTCTTCTACTAAAGCAAACCCGTTCCAATTTTCACGAAGTCTTATCTGGCCGGTGCATTGATCTTCTTCGTAATATAAGTAAACAGCTTTATTCTTATCATCAATATAACTGTTATCAATGCTTTCCATTTCATATTGTTTAATATAGTGTTCCTCAAATATCTCTTCTAAATATGACCATATTCCATCTTCATACCTGGGAACAATTCTTCCGATAACAGTAAAACCGTCATAAGGCTTGTTATAATCATTTATATTTGATTGAGTCATTTTTTTTATCATTTGAACAACTTCCTTTATATAACTAATATATGATGTTGGCATAGTTGGGATTTCAAAGAAGGTTAACGATCTTCAAAATGAGGTCATTAATTACATCCAGTCATCGAAATGTTCTCCAAGAAACTCAATTTCTTTCTCATAATGAGCAAGATGACCTTCCTCAACTAATTTTATAAATGCAGGATCTCCGGATGCGGCACGTTCAGATAATGTAGTGCACATGAATTTAATACGGGAAATTACCCACTCCTTAAGGTCAGTTGGAACATCCGTTCCGTAGGAATCAAAGAATATTTCTATACGCCTTTTCCTCGCTAATGCATGCTTCTTTCTATTATAACTTTCAACTTCGTGGTCATTTTGACTTGGTTCAAACTCTGCAAGTGGAAC
Above is a window of Paenibacillus wynnii DNA encoding:
- a CDS encoding DUF3885 domain-containing protein; amino-acid sequence: MTLDDYMNKHFPDLMLCPPLFHSWEIGIRFELGNPPMFSIDKQQYMKQVYDRAISIYKYLHKGSDEIFVVTNAHFADKPNPIRRKPKVYRRYITNKQALKGLKHKVIPYVFADVYEIDDFETHRFILKCFGRDIKYVSMIKAICNNDVAIKPKIYHDVFFVNVTTGTIFHVYDDRGCDVVSNSKTALINIYRDYKEWILNYDRARIDQILGSNFTEGSHSI
- a CDS encoding GNAT family N-acetyltransferase, which produces MIKKMTQSNINDYNKPYDGFTVIGRIVPRYEDGIWSYLEEIFEEHYIKQYEMESIDNSYIDDKNKAVYLYYEEDQCTGQIRLRENWNGFALVEEISVAKGSRNKGIGTALINKAVEWAKQNSLMGLMLETQDVNLFACRFYAKNNFIIGAVDSILYSKFPTAHEKAIFWYNRFKIIDNF